GCTCCAGGATGCCGACGCCGTGCGCGCCGGAGGTGTGCACGACCAGCTGGCCGGGGCGGACGGCGCCGGTCGCGGCGAGGCCGGCCACCAGGTCGGCCAGGGCGTCGTCGGGCACGGTGAGCAGCACGAGGTCGGCGGCGGCCAGCACCTGCGGCGGGGTGACGATCCGTACGCCCGGCAGCAGGGACTCGGCGCGGCGGCGGGAGGTGGCGGAGACCCCGGAGGCGGCGACCACGGTGTGGCCGGCGAGCTGCAGGGCGGCGCCGAGTGCGGGGCCCACCCGGCCGGTGCCGACCACGCCGACGGCGAGCCGGGCCGGGCGGTTGCCGGGGTCGGTCGGGTCGCCGAAGCCGTCGGCGAGCGGGGCGAACTCGCCGTACTCGCCGTAACCGGCGAAGTCGGCGCTGTCGGACGTGTTCACGGACCGGCCTTCGTCCTCGACTCCTCGTTCCGGTCCACCTCGGGTACCGGACGTACCGGCCCAGTCTACGGGGCTGTCAGTCCGCCGCCCCGGCCCGGATCAGGCCGCCCTCGTAGGCGAGCACCACGGCCTGGACCCGGTCGCGCAGGCCGAGCTTGGCCAGGATCCGGCCGACGTGCGTCTTCACGGTGGCCTCGGAGAGCACCAGCCGGGCGGCGATCTCACCGTTCGACAGCCCCTGGGCGACGAGCAGGAACACCTCCCGCTCGCGGTCGGTGAGCGGGCCGAGGACGTCCGGGCCGGGGGCGCTCTGCGGGGTGGGCAGCACCTCGGCGAAGCGGTCGATCATGCGGCGGGTGGTGGTCGGCGCGACCACCGCGTCCCCGCCGTGCACCGCGCGGATCGCGGCCACCAGCTCGGTCGGCGGCACGTCCTTGAGCAGGAAGCCGCTGGCGCCGGCCTTGAGCGCGGCGAAGGCGTACTCGTCGAGGTCGAAGGTGGTGAGGATGAGCACGTGCGGGGCGCTCGGCAGCGGGCTGCCGTCCGCGGCGAGGCAGATCCGGCGGGTGGTCTCCACCCCGTCCAGCCGCGGCATCCGGACGTCCATGAGGATCACGTCGACCGGGGTGTGCCGCAGCAGCTCCAGGGCCTGGGCGCCGTCGCCGGCCTCGGCGGCGATCTCGATGTCGCCCTGCGACTGCAGGATCATCCGGAAGCCGGTGCGCAGCAGTTCCTGGTCGTCGACGAGCATCACGCGGATGGTCAAGGGGGCTCCTTCGGGGTGAACGGCGGAGAAGGCTAGTGGGCCGCCTTGAGCGGGAGGACGGCGCGGATCCGGAAGCCGCCGCCGGGGCGGGGGCCGACGTCGAGGCTGCCGCTGACCATGCCGACCCGCTCGCGCATGCCGATCAGGCCGTGGCCGAGGCCGTCCGCGCCGCCGCCGGCGAGCTGTTCGTCGGTGCTGCCGCGGCCGTCGTCCTCGACCAGGACGGCGAGTTCGCGCTCGCCGAAGTCGACCGCGACCCGGGCGTGCACGTCGGGGCCGCCGTGCTTGCGGACGTTGGTGAGCGCCTCCTGGACGATCCGGTAGACCGTCAGCTCGACGCCGCGCGGCAGCTCGCGCGGGTGCCCGGAGGTCGCGTAGTCCACCTTGAGGCCGGCGGTGCGGACCTGCTCCAGCAGTTCGGGCAGCTCCTCGACGCCCGGCTGCGGCACGTACTCCTCGGCGGTGTCGGAGGTGCGCAGCACGCCCAGCAGCCGGCGCATCTCGACCAGGGCCTGCCGGCCCGTGGAGGCGATCGTGCCGAGCGCCTCCTTCGCCTGCTGGGGCGAGTTGTCGAGGACGTACGCGGCGCCGTCGGCCTGGACGATCATGACCGAGACGTTGTGGGCGACCACGTCGTGCAGCTCGCGGGCGATCCGGGCGCGCTCGGCGGCGACCGCCACCTTGGCCTGGGCGTCGCGCTCGCGCTCCAGCCGGGCGGCGCGGTCCTCCAGCTCGGTCAGGTAGGCGCGGCGCACCCTGGTCAGCCGGCCCCAGGCCCAGCAGAGGATGAACGGCGTGCTCATCAGCAGCATGATGAGCGCCGCCTCGCCCGCGGTGTACGGGTTCGAGACGGCGGTGACGCCGTCGTCCGCGATGTGCGTCTTGACGGGGTGTATCCGCCAGAAGGCCAGCGGTCCGGCGACCAGGCCGGCCGCCAGCGCGAGCCGGGACGTCCAGGTCCGGCCGAACGCGGCGCCGGTGTAGGCGAACACCAGGTAGGCGATGGAGGAGGACGCCGGGTCGACGTCGGCGGCGACCTGGCCGAGGCCGATCGCCACGGCCGCGGTCACGGTGACGTCGGGGAAGCGCCGGCGGAAGACCATCAGCGCGGGCAGCAGCACCGCGATCGAGATCTGCGCCTCGAGCTTCCAGCCCGAGACGAAGTTGTCGCTCCCCACCAGCCCGAAGAACAGCACGATCGCCGCCCAGGCGGCGTCGACCACCATGGGGTGACGGCGGAGCCAGGCGTTGAGTCGATGCACGTCTCAAGCGTAGGCAGTCGTACGACGTGTCCAGGTCCGCCGGTAGGGCGATCCGTCCTACTCCGTAGGTCGGAGAACCCCCGGCACCGACTGGGACGTCGCGCCCGGGGGCGGGTAGCGTCGCGCGACATGAGTTGGATGCGGTGGGCGGCCGCCATGAACCAGGCCCTGTACGACCCGGACGGCGGGTTCTACCGCAGGCCGGAGGGCCCGGCGGGGCACTTTCGCACCTCGGTGCACGCCTCTCCGAGATTCGCCCGCGCGGTGGCCCGCCTGCTGCTCGAGGTTGACGCCGCCCTCGGCCGTCCGGAGGAGCTGGCCTTCGTCGACGTCGGGGCCGGCCGCGGCGAACTGCTCACCGGGGTGCTCGCCGCCGTGCCCGAGGACGTGCGCGCACGGCTGCGCCCGTACGGCGTGGAGATCGCGGACCGCCCGGCCGGCCTGCCGTCCACAGCCCTGTGGACGGACGAGGTGCCGCGGGGCGTCACCGGGCTGCTGTTCGCCAACGAGTGGCTGGACAACGTGCCGCTGGACGCCGGCGAGGCGGACGAGAACGGCGTGCTGCGCTATGTCGAGGTGGACACCGCCACCGGCTGCCAGCGGCTCGGCGAGCCGGTCTCCGAGGCCGACGCCGCCTGGGCCGCCCGCTGGTGGCCGGCCGGGCGCCCCGGGGACCTGGTGGAGTTCGGCGGCACGCGGGACGCCGCCTGGGCGCACGCCGTCGCCGGGCTGGAGCGCGGTCTGGCCGTCGCCGTCGACTACGGGCACACCGCCGACCGGCGCCCGCCGCTCGGCACCTTCACCGGCTTCCGGGACGGCCGCGAGGTGAACCCGGTGCCGGACGGCTCCTGCGACGTCACCGCGCACGTGGCGCTGGACTCCGTCGCCGTCCCCGGTCTCCACAGCCTGTGGACGACGCAGCGGGCAGCCCTGCACGCCCTCGGCGTGAGCGGCGCCCGCCCGCCGCTCTCCCTCGCCTCCACCGACCCGACGGCCTACCTGCGGGCGCTCGGCGGCGCCGGCGAGGGCGCCGAGCTCACCGACCCGGCCGGGCTCGGCGCCTTCGGCTGGCTCGTCCAGGCCGTCCGCATGCCGGTACCGGGAAGCTTGGAATCCCTGGTGGGATGGCAGACTCTGGGTCCATGAGGGAGACCACGGTCGGCATCGGGGCGGGAGCCGAGAACTTCACGGGCGAGGGGGGCACCACCGACATGGTGCTCAACATCGGCCCGCAGCACCCCGCGACGCACGGCGTGCTGCGCCTGAAGCTGGTGCTCGACGGCGAGCGGATCGTCACCGCCGAGCCGGTCATCGGGTACATGCACCGGGGCGCGGAGAAGCTGTTCGAGGCCCGCGACTACCGGCAGATCATCATGCTGGCCAACCGGCACGACTGGCTCTCCGCCTTCGCCAACGAGCTCGGCGTGGTGCTCGGCGTCGAGCGGATGCTCGGCATGGAGGTCCCCGAGCGGGCGGTGTGGATCCGCACCCTGCTCGCCGAGCTCAACCGGGTGCTCAACCACCTGATGTTCCTCGGCTCCTACCCGCTGGAGCTCGGCGGCATCACCCCGATCTTCCACGCGTTCACCGGCCGCGAGGACCTCCAGCACGTCCTGGAGGAGGCCTCCGGCGGCCGGATGCACTACATGTTCAACCGGGTCGGCGGCCTCAAGGAGGACCTGCCGGCCGGCTGGCTCGGCCGGGTCCGCACCGCCGTCGCCACCGTCCGCTCCCAGCTGCCGGTCTTCGAGGAGCTCGTCCTCGGCAACGAGATCTTCCGCGCCCGCACGGCCGGTGTCGGCGTCCTCACCAGGGCGCAGGCCGAGGCGTACGGCGTCAGCGGCCCGATCGCCCGCGCCAGCGGGCTCGACTTCGACCTGCGCCGCGACGAGCCCTACCTCGCGTACGGCTCCGAGGAGCTGCGGCAGGTGCTCACCGTGGTCACCCGCGAGGAGGGCGACTGCCTGGCCCGCTTCGAGTGCCTGCTGGAGCAGACGACCAACTCGCTGGACCTGGCCGACGCCTGCCTGGACAAGCTCGCCACGCTCGCGCCCGGCCCGGTCAACCTGCGGCTGCCCAAGGTGCTCAAGGCCCCCGAGGGCAGCACCTACGCCTGGACGGAGAACCCGCTCGGGATCAACGGCTACTACCTGGTCTCGCGCGGCGACAAGACGCCGTGGCGGCTCAAGCTGCGCTCGGCGTCCTTCAACAACATCCAGGCGCTGACCGAGCTGCTGCCGGGCACGCTGGTCGCCGACATGGTGGCGATCCTGGGGTCGATGTTCTTCGTCGTCGGCGACATCGACAAGTAGCGACAAGTAACGGCAGGTAACGACGGGCGGCGACGAGCGCCCCGGTTCAGCCCTTCTTGGGCTTGTGGACCGGGTCGGCCGGGTGCGGGGCCACCTTGCGGTCGCCCTTGGTCGCGATCCGCTCCTCGCACAGGCCGGCCAGCACGTCGTACGCGGCCTTGCCCATCAGCTCGGTGAGCTCGGGGCGGTAGCTGACGTACACCGGGTCCGGGCCGTCGTGCGCCTCCGGGCTGCCGGTGCACCACCAGTGCAGGTCGTGCCCGCCCGGGCCCCAGCCGCGACGGTCGTACTCGCCGATGGTGACCTGGAGGTAGCGGGTGTCGTCCGGCCGGTCGATCCAGTCGTAGGTACGGCGGATCGGCAGCTGCCAGCAGACGTCCGGCTTGGTCTCCAGCGGCTCCCGGCCCTCCTTGAGTGCCAGCGCGTGCAGCGCGCAGCCGGCGCCGCCCGCGAAGCCGGGGCTGTTCACGAAGATGCAGGCGCCGCCGACCCGCCGGGTCTGGCGGTCGCCGTCCTCGTCGAGCATGGTGATGCCGCCGTCGGTCCTGATCCGGCCCTTGGCGTCGGTGCCGTGGGCGAAGTTCTCCCAGAGCTCGGGCGTCAGCCGGGCCGCGTGCCCGACGACGCGCTTCTCGTCGTCCTCGTCCGAGTAGTGCGCGCCCAGCGTGCAGCAGCCGTCCGACTGGCCCCGGCCCTCGCGGATGCCGTGGCAGCCCCGGCCGAAGATGCACGACCAGCGGGACGTCAGCCAGGTGAGGTCGCAGCGGAACACCTGCTCCTCGTCGTCGGGGTCGTTGAACTCGACCCAGGCGCGCGGGAAGTCCAGCGGGACCTCGGCGCGCAGGGTCGGCATGGCCAGATCGACCGGGGCCGACGCGGCCGGGGCCTTCGCCTTGGACTTCTTCTTGGACGTTTCTGCTGCTGCCACCCGGCAAGGGTAGAGCCTTCGAGGGAACCGACGGAGGTGTCGCGCAGTCAGACCAGTTTGATGTTTCCTACCGACCCGTATTGGATTCCCGAGCGCGCGCACTCCGCGGCGCCCGACCAGAGCTGGAGCCCCGAGCCGTGACCGCCTCGCCCCGCGCCGCCCGGACCGCCGTCCTCGCCGCCCTCGCGGTCCTGGCCGCCGGATGTGCCGCCGCCGAGCCCGGCCTGCGGGCCCGGGCGGAGACCGCGCCGCCGCTGTGCGGGTCGCCGATGGTGATCGGCCACCGGGGCTCCCCGCAGAACGCCCCCGAGAACACCATGGCCTCCTTCGAGACCGCGCTCCGGCAGGGCGCGGACTGGCTGGAGACCGACGTGCAGACCACCCGCGACGGCGTCCCGGTGCTGATGCACGACGCCACCGTGGACCGCACCACCAACGGCAAGGGCGCGATCGGTGACCTGACCGCTGCTCAGATCGCCGCCCTCCGGGTGACGATCGGCCCGGGCCCCGCCGAGCCCGTGCCCACCCTGGCGCAGCTGCTCAAGCGGGTGGCCGGCAGCAACGCCACCCTGCTGATGGAGATCAAGTGGCAGCGCCGGCCCGAGGACGTCACCCGGATCGCCAGGCTCGCGGCCGCCAGCGGTGCCCGGATCGTCCTCTACTCGTTCTCCGCCGACCACCTGCGCCTGGCCCACGCGGCCGCGCCCGCGCTGCCCGTCGTCCTCATCCAGGGCTCGGGGCTGGCCGAGAACCCCGGCGACCTGCCGCTGCACGGCATCGCCCTGGAGGCCTCCCTGGCCAGCGCCTCCCGGATCGCCGCGGAGCGCAAGGCCGGGCGCGAGGTGTACGTGTGGACCCTCGACGACGAGGAGTCCTGGCAGCGGATGACCGCCCGCGACGCCGACGGCCTGATCACCGACACCCCGGGCCCGGCCCGCCGCTGGGTGGACGCCAACTGCCGCACCGCCCGCCCGGTGGGCCCGCGCGGGAACTGACGGACCACCCGCCGGTCCGTACCGACCCGCCGGGACCGGCAGGATCACCGCCGCAGCCGATCGTCGGCGCGGCCGGATCGCGTAGCGTGGAGAGTTATGCGACTCGGTGTGCTCGACGTAGGTTCCAACACGGTCCACTTCCTCGTGGTGGACGCCCATCCGGGTGCCGCCCCGCTGCCCGCGTACTCGCACAAGGCCGAACTGCGGCTCGCCGAGCTGCTCGACGACGAGGGGGCGATAAGCGAGGCCGGGATCGAGCGGCTGGTCGGCCACGTGGCCTCCTCGCTGCGGGTCGCCGAGGACAAGGGCGTCGTCGACATCCTGCCGTTCGCCACCTCCGCCGTCCGGGAGGCCGCCAACGGCGAGGAGGTGCTGCGCCGGGTCGCCGCCGAGACCGGCGTCGAGCTGCGGGTGCTGTCCGGGCAGGACGAGGCCCGGCTCACCTTCCTCGCGGTGCGCCGCTGGTTCGGCTGGTCCTCCGGCCGGCTGCTCAACCTGGACATCGGCGGCGGCTCGCTGGAGATCGCCTGCGGCCCGGACGAGCAGCCGGACGTCGCCTGCTCGCTGCCGCTCGGCGCCGGCCGGCTGACCGCCCGCTGGCTGCCCGGCGACGTCGCCGACCCGGACGGGCTGCGCGAGCTGAGACGCCACGTCCGGGCCGAG
The nucleotide sequence above comes from Streptomyces kaniharaensis. Encoded proteins:
- a CDS encoding response regulator — translated: MTIRVMLVDDQELLRTGFRMILQSQGDIEIAAEAGDGAQALELLRHTPVDVILMDVRMPRLDGVETTRRICLAADGSPLPSAPHVLILTTFDLDEYAFAALKAGASGFLLKDVPPTELVAAIRAVHGGDAVVAPTTTRRMIDRFAEVLPTPQSAPGPDVLGPLTDREREVFLLVAQGLSNGEIAARLVLSEATVKTHVGRILAKLGLRDRVQAVVLAYEGGLIRAGAAD
- a CDS encoding sensor histidine kinase, coding for MHRLNAWLRRHPMVVDAAWAAIVLFFGLVGSDNFVSGWKLEAQISIAVLLPALMVFRRRFPDVTVTAAVAIGLGQVAADVDPASSSIAYLVFAYTGAAFGRTWTSRLALAAGLVAGPLAFWRIHPVKTHIADDGVTAVSNPYTAGEAALIMLLMSTPFILCWAWGRLTRVRRAYLTELEDRAARLERERDAQAKVAVAAERARIARELHDVVAHNVSVMIVQADGAAYVLDNSPQQAKEALGTIASTGRQALVEMRRLLGVLRTSDTAEEYVPQPGVEELPELLEQVRTAGLKVDYATSGHPRELPRGVELTVYRIVQEALTNVRKHGGPDVHARVAVDFGERELAVLVEDDGRGSTDEQLAGGGADGLGHGLIGMRERVGMVSGSLDVGPRPGGGFRIRAVLPLKAAH
- a CDS encoding SAM-dependent methyltransferase; its protein translation is MSWMRWAAAMNQALYDPDGGFYRRPEGPAGHFRTSVHASPRFARAVARLLLEVDAALGRPEELAFVDVGAGRGELLTGVLAAVPEDVRARLRPYGVEIADRPAGLPSTALWTDEVPRGVTGLLFANEWLDNVPLDAGEADENGVLRYVEVDTATGCQRLGEPVSEADAAWAARWWPAGRPGDLVEFGGTRDAAWAHAVAGLERGLAVAVDYGHTADRRPPLGTFTGFRDGREVNPVPDGSCDVTAHVALDSVAVPGLHSLWTTQRAALHALGVSGARPPLSLASTDPTAYLRALGGAGEGAELTDPAGLGAFGWLVQAVRMPVPGSLESLVGWQTLGP
- a CDS encoding NADH-quinone oxidoreductase subunit D, giving the protein MRETTVGIGAGAENFTGEGGTTDMVLNIGPQHPATHGVLRLKLVLDGERIVTAEPVIGYMHRGAEKLFEARDYRQIIMLANRHDWLSAFANELGVVLGVERMLGMEVPERAVWIRTLLAELNRVLNHLMFLGSYPLELGGITPIFHAFTGREDLQHVLEEASGGRMHYMFNRVGGLKEDLPAGWLGRVRTAVATVRSQLPVFEELVLGNEIFRARTAGVGVLTRAQAEAYGVSGPIARASGLDFDLRRDEPYLAYGSEELRQVLTVVTREEGDCLARFECLLEQTTNSLDLADACLDKLATLAPGPVNLRLPKVLKAPEGSTYAWTENPLGINGYYLVSRGDKTPWRLKLRSASFNNIQALTELLPGTLVADMVAILGSMFFVVGDIDK
- a CDS encoding glycerophosphodiester phosphodiesterase; protein product: MTASPRAARTAVLAALAVLAAGCAAAEPGLRARAETAPPLCGSPMVIGHRGSPQNAPENTMASFETALRQGADWLETDVQTTRDGVPVLMHDATVDRTTNGKGAIGDLTAAQIAALRVTIGPGPAEPVPTLAQLLKRVAGSNATLLMEIKWQRRPEDVTRIARLAAASGARIVLYSFSADHLRLAHAAAPALPVVLIQGSGLAENPGDLPLHGIALEASLASASRIAAERKAGREVYVWTLDDEESWQRMTARDADGLITDTPGPARRWVDANCRTARPVGPRGN
- a CDS encoding Ppx/GppA phosphatase family protein codes for the protein MRLGVLDVGSNTVHFLVVDAHPGAAPLPAYSHKAELRLAELLDDEGAISEAGIERLVGHVASSLRVAEDKGVVDILPFATSAVREAANGEEVLRRVAAETGVELRVLSGQDEARLTFLAVRRWFGWSSGRLLNLDIGGGSLEIACGPDEQPDVACSLPLGAGRLTARWLPGDVADPDGLRELRRHVRAEMATVVGEISRLGAPQHAVATSKTFKQLARMTGAAPADAGPYADRRLTRSGLSAWLPRLSAMTVAERAQIPGVSEGRAKQLLAGALVADAAMDLFGLEELDICPWALREGIILRRLDHMDTPADRLGPVLTS